A stretch of Myroides oncorhynchi DNA encodes these proteins:
- a CDS encoding TonB-dependent siderophore receptor, with the protein MNKHITSLSLLLSLCNHGLLAQEVKDSLTVPSQQLENVIITLEKSSFVKTKTSESLRLSQAIENVPQNIQVISNELIEARQITTLTDGVTRNVSGAVRLEEWGDVYVRINMRGSRASAFRNGMNVSSTYGPMAEDMSFVDHIEFVKGPAGFMMSNGEPSGIYNVVIKKPTMNTKQKVELSYGSFDYMRASADVEGNLTPASDKVFYRINVMGSSKNGYRDFQFNKRIAFAPSFLFKLSDKTTLTTEYVYQRLKLSDFGADYLFSKEGFATLPRKRTFGDPGFEPSVMNDHSFNTHLKTQLDDQWTLNAQLGYFKFNQEGQYMWVTHIDDKGDFVRTSNLWDAENTATVGQVFVNGDVETGVIKHKLLGGIDMGHKRYMVDWSQKFDYDDIGTFNIYNNDYQKPIHGYPQFDRSKPLTQRVAEYGIGQADVGQSYTGVYVQDEMAFFEEKLFVTIAGRYTTVKENGNRDNRNNSKFTPRLGVSYKLGYHTNLYGLYDQTFVPQTGIKKDGSSVTPLTGHNIEFGVKNNLFNKRLQSTVSLYSITKNNHLSNDPGNSPGESYVLQLGQTRTQGIEVDITGRIIKGLNVNVNYAYTDSEVTKATKGTEKGTKVSGYAKHIANAWVDYTIEEGALKNLSFMGGITFMGDRQTWAFGGGGGDPLPDYTRVDVGASWKKDDLKVSLLVNNLFDRYLYNGAYYNSRGGFYYWRPEDPINLKLSLSYNF; encoded by the coding sequence ATGAATAAACATATAACCAGTCTGTCATTACTGTTGAGTCTTTGTAATCACGGGTTATTGGCACAGGAAGTAAAAGATAGCTTAACAGTGCCATCTCAGCAGTTAGAAAATGTAATAATCACTTTAGAGAAGAGCTCATTTGTAAAAACGAAGACATCAGAGTCTTTACGACTAAGTCAGGCGATAGAGAATGTACCACAAAATATTCAAGTTATTTCAAACGAATTAATAGAAGCACGCCAAATTACTACGTTAACTGATGGCGTTACTCGTAATGTCAGTGGTGCAGTGCGATTAGAAGAATGGGGAGATGTCTATGTTCGTATTAATATGCGTGGCTCAAGAGCGAGTGCGTTTAGAAATGGAATGAATGTATCTTCTACTTATGGCCCGATGGCAGAAGATATGAGTTTTGTAGATCATATAGAGTTTGTGAAAGGGCCTGCAGGCTTTATGATGTCTAATGGTGAACCGTCTGGGATTTATAATGTGGTCATTAAAAAGCCTACGATGAATACAAAGCAAAAAGTAGAGCTAAGCTATGGTAGCTTTGATTATATGCGTGCAAGTGCTGATGTGGAGGGAAATCTAACTCCTGCTAGTGATAAAGTATTCTATCGTATTAACGTAATGGGGAGTAGTAAGAATGGGTATAGAGACTTTCAGTTTAATAAGCGTATAGCCTTTGCTCCTTCATTTTTATTCAAACTGAGTGACAAGACTACGCTAACTACAGAGTATGTCTATCAACGATTAAAACTGTCAGACTTCGGAGCTGATTATCTATTCTCTAAGGAGGGATTCGCTACACTACCTCGCAAGCGTACTTTTGGAGATCCAGGGTTTGAGCCATCAGTGATGAATGACCACAGTTTTAATACACATCTAAAAACACAGTTAGATGATCAGTGGACGTTAAATGCACAGTTGGGCTACTTTAAGTTTAACCAAGAGGGGCAGTATATGTGGGTGACACATATCGATGATAAAGGAGACTTCGTGAGAACAAGTAATCTGTGGGATGCTGAGAATACAGCTACTGTAGGTCAGGTATTCGTTAATGGGGATGTAGAGACAGGGGTGATTAAGCACAAGTTATTAGGAGGAATAGATATGGGGCATAAGCGCTATATGGTGGATTGGAGTCAGAAGTTTGATTATGATGACATCGGTACATTTAATATTTACAATAATGATTATCAAAAGCCAATACACGGTTATCCTCAGTTTGATAGAAGTAAACCGTTAACACAGCGTGTAGCAGAGTATGGCATAGGGCAGGCTGATGTAGGACAAAGCTATACAGGAGTGTATGTACAAGATGAAATGGCATTCTTCGAGGAGAAGTTGTTTGTAACAATAGCAGGGCGTTATACCACTGTAAAAGAGAATGGAAATAGGGATAATAGAAATAACAGCAAGTTTACACCTCGCTTAGGTGTGAGTTATAAGCTGGGATATCATACGAATCTATACGGACTGTATGATCAGACATTCGTACCTCAAACGGGAATCAAGAAAGATGGCTCGTCGGTAACACCCTTGACAGGACATAATATAGAGTTTGGGGTGAAGAATAATTTGTTTAATAAACGACTGCAATCAACAGTTTCACTTTATAGCATTACTAAGAACAATCATTTATCTAATGACCCTGGTAATTCGCCAGGAGAGAGTTATGTACTACAATTAGGGCAAACAAGAACACAAGGAATAGAAGTAGATATTACAGGTAGAATAATTAAGGGATTAAATGTCAATGTGAATTACGCTTATACAGATTCTGAAGTAACTAAAGCTACTAAAGGAACTGAGAAAGGTACTAAAGTAAGTGGATATGCTAAGCATATCGCTAATGCGTGGGTAGATTACACCATAGAAGAGGGAGCACTTAAGAACTTGTCATTTATGGGAGGGATTACCTTTATGGGAGACCGTCAGACTTGGGCATTCGGTGGAGGTGGAGGAGATCCATTACCTGATTACACTCGTGTAGATGTAGGTGCAAGCTGGAAAAAGGACGACTTGAAAGTATCGTTATTAGTGAATAATCTATTCGATAGATATTTATATAATGGAGCCTATTACAACTCAAGAGGAGGGTTCTACTACTGGAGACCTGAGGATCCTATTAACTTAAAACTAAGTTTGAGCTATAACTTCTAA
- a CDS encoding RelA/SpoT family protein, translating into MTEEEIELENKAIAKEYKELLKISYQTLSEEDKKLIRKAFDVAVDAHKDQRRKSGEAYIFHPIAVAKIVASEIGLGATSIAAALMHDVVEDTDITVEQIEEWFNPKIAKIVEGLTKMAMLEPDPHISMQAENYRKMLLTLNDDVRVILIKIADRLHNMQTMESMVDYKQAKIASETLYIYAPLAHRLGLFNIKTKLEDLGLKYTEPRIYQDILNRMKESKEEQDQYIQSVSNILKKSLDEEQVEYSMKGRPKSIYSIRRKMKAQNVTFDEVYDKFALRIIYKSTQHDEKFIAWKIYSIVTDHFRPSPNRLRDWISAPKTTGYEALHITVMGPKGRWIEIQIRSERMDEIAEKGYAAHYKYKQGVTEENSLDKWLNQLKEALENAESDAVDFVEDFKLSLYAKEIYIFTPKGEIKSLPKGATALDFAFSIHSEVGLRTRGTRVNGRLVPLNHILASGDQVEVITSENKKPSVSWLEYVTTTRAKNKIKNALNEDTKRIAEDGKEQLIRKLKHLKINLDEKVVNEMVAYFKLKTSQDLFYRIGAGAIDNVQLKEYAANRNNTLFNFFKKTIKRAPSIPAVTDNTTSKAGDLLVFGKEKEKLDYKLATCCNPIPGDDAFGFVTINEGIKVHKTDCPNAISMRSNYAYRIIQAFWVDSKEAMNFEATINITGMDSAGLTGDITRIIIESKVINIRSISLSENAGIFKGSITVIVPNNDVLKKMMSNLKKIEGIEKVTRVNPS; encoded by the coding sequence ATGACAGAGGAAGAAATAGAATTAGAAAACAAAGCAATCGCCAAAGAGTATAAAGAGCTTTTAAAGATTAGTTACCAAACTTTATCTGAAGAAGATAAAAAATTAATCCGCAAAGCATTTGACGTAGCTGTAGATGCACATAAAGATCAAAGAAGAAAATCTGGAGAAGCCTATATTTTCCACCCTATCGCTGTTGCCAAAATTGTAGCATCAGAGATTGGATTAGGAGCTACCTCTATTGCAGCCGCATTGATGCATGACGTGGTAGAAGACACTGATATTACAGTAGAGCAAATCGAAGAATGGTTTAACCCGAAGATAGCCAAAATTGTAGAGGGATTAACGAAGATGGCTATGTTAGAGCCTGACCCACATATCTCAATGCAGGCAGAGAATTATCGCAAAATGTTATTAACATTAAACGATGATGTCCGTGTAATCTTGATTAAGATAGCTGACCGTCTACATAATATGCAGACGATGGAAAGTATGGTAGATTATAAACAGGCGAAGATAGCCTCTGAAACTTTATATATCTATGCTCCGTTAGCACACCGTTTAGGATTATTTAATATCAAAACTAAACTAGAAGATTTAGGTCTTAAATATACTGAACCTCGCATTTACCAAGACATTCTAAATCGAATGAAAGAAAGTAAAGAAGAGCAAGATCAGTACATACAATCCGTTAGTAATATATTAAAAAAATCTCTTGATGAAGAGCAAGTAGAATACTCTATGAAAGGTAGACCAAAGTCTATCTACTCTATTCGTCGTAAGATGAAAGCGCAAAACGTAACTTTTGATGAAGTCTATGATAAATTTGCTTTGCGAATTATCTATAAATCTACTCAACATGATGAAAAGTTTATTGCATGGAAAATTTATTCAATTGTAACGGATCACTTCCGTCCTAGTCCTAACAGACTTCGAGATTGGATTTCTGCCCCTAAAACTACAGGTTATGAAGCTTTACATATTACTGTAATGGGACCTAAAGGCCGCTGGATCGAAATACAAATACGAAGTGAGCGAATGGATGAGATAGCAGAAAAAGGATATGCTGCTCATTATAAATACAAACAAGGAGTAACTGAAGAAAACAGTTTAGATAAATGGCTTAACCAGTTAAAAGAAGCACTAGAAAATGCAGAAAGTGATGCAGTAGACTTCGTAGAAGACTTTAAACTGAGTCTATATGCTAAAGAGATCTATATATTCACACCTAAAGGAGAGATTAAATCACTACCTAAAGGAGCTACTGCATTAGACTTCGCCTTCTCTATACACTCTGAGGTAGGTCTACGCACAAGAGGTACTCGTGTCAATGGCAGATTAGTTCCTCTAAATCATATATTAGCCAGTGGAGATCAAGTAGAAGTTATCACCTCTGAGAATAAAAAACCTAGTGTGAGCTGGTTAGAGTATGTTACGACTACTAGAGCTAAAAACAAAATCAAAAATGCGTTAAACGAAGATACCAAACGTATTGCAGAAGACGGTAAAGAGCAGTTGATTCGAAAACTGAAGCACTTAAAGATTAATTTAGATGAAAAAGTAGTCAACGAAATGGTTGCTTATTTTAAACTAAAAACGAGTCAAGACCTATTTTATCGCATTGGCGCAGGAGCAATCGATAACGTACAATTAAAGGAATATGCAGCTAATAGAAATAATACGCTGTTTAACTTCTTTAAAAAGACAATTAAGAGAGCTCCATCAATACCAGCAGTAACAGATAATACCACAAGTAAGGCTGGAGACTTACTTGTCTTTGGAAAAGAAAAAGAAAAGCTAGATTATAAACTAGCAACCTGTTGTAACCCTATACCGGGCGATGATGCTTTTGGATTTGTAACCATCAATGAAGGAATTAAAGTACACAAAACAGACTGTCCTAATGCTATAAGTATGCGTTCTAATTATGCTTATCGAATCATCCAAGCATTCTGGGTAGATTCTAAAGAAGCAATGAACTTCGAGGCAACAATAAACATCACAGGAATGGACTCAGCAGGATTAACTGGTGATATAACGCGAATTATTATTGAAAGTAAAGTAATAAATATACGCAGCATATCTTTAAGTGAAAATGCAGGTATCTTTAAAGGATCAATAACAGTCATCGTACCCAACAATGATGTATTGAAAAAGATGATGAGTAACCTTAAGAAAATAGAAGGAATTGAAAAAGTAACAAGAGTCAATCCATCATAA
- a CDS encoding GNAT family N-acetyltransferase, translated as MIQIQPATTGDILQVQLLYKMQLDVMQEHQPYYYKTDFIDLSFLQEMIESNENDFLLAIDNNKIIGMVALFIEHTLPYECFVQHRYLNFADIYVEPEYRSKGVGKQLIDAVKQWAKSKKVDYIELYVVKENPRAYDLYIKEHFEPVHTVMRYKI; from the coding sequence ATGATACAGATACAACCAGCAACAACAGGAGATATATTACAAGTACAATTGCTCTATAAAATGCAATTAGATGTAATGCAAGAGCATCAACCCTATTACTACAAAACTGACTTCATAGATCTCTCTTTCTTACAAGAAATGATTGAATCTAACGAAAATGACTTTTTATTAGCTATAGATAACAACAAAATAATAGGAATGGTAGCTTTATTTATAGAGCATACGCTACCGTATGAATGCTTTGTACAACATAGATACCTCAACTTTGCTGATATTTATGTGGAACCAGAATATCGTAGTAAAGGTGTAGGTAAACAATTAATCGATGCGGTTAAACAATGGGCTAAAAGTAAAAAGGTAGATTATATAGAACTCTATGTCGTTAAAGAAAATCCTCGTGCTTATGACTTATATATCAAAGAACATTTTGAACCTGTGCATACTGTTATGAGGTATAAGATATAG
- a CDS encoding ABC transporter substrate-binding protein: MKIKRIITIGCLLLFCQGMFSQSNDRIVIFGQQAMEMVKHFGGKEKVVGVGYLDKKVKKGEYTDWPILTSLWPSVESIIVTRPSHLFGMESAFKAKRSGSQEFWEKKGVEITSVFDFNEARTLEVFYKDLRTFSTVFNKQKEVEQFIKEENDKLKKLKDKLPITKGSKPKKVLFLANVRSSDIYYCYTQDKCLVGAMLADFNVEFLTSTNMVIPVSIEYMVSLNPDYIILSSFQANSLSDLLKYFKEHKVLKRLDAVQHNRIMTVDYSNAVSGGLEFVSLYEQLVSFFYPLIKYETK, from the coding sequence ATGAAGATAAAGCGAATAATTACAATAGGCTGTTTGTTGCTATTCTGTCAAGGAATGTTTAGTCAATCCAATGATAGAATAGTAATATTCGGTCAGCAGGCTATGGAGATGGTCAAGCACTTCGGCGGTAAGGAGAAAGTAGTAGGCGTGGGGTATCTCGATAAGAAAGTGAAGAAAGGAGAATATACGGATTGGCCTATCCTTACTTCATTATGGCCATCTGTAGAATCTATCATTGTCACAAGACCAAGCCATCTGTTCGGTATGGAATCTGCTTTTAAGGCGAAGCGAAGTGGTAGTCAGGAGTTCTGGGAGAAGAAAGGTGTTGAGATAACCTCTGTTTTTGACTTTAATGAAGCCCGTACCTTAGAAGTATTCTATAAAGACTTGCGCACTTTTAGTACCGTATTTAATAAACAGAAAGAAGTAGAACAATTCATTAAAGAGGAGAATGATAAACTTAAAAAACTAAAAGACAAATTACCCATAACAAAAGGCAGTAAGCCTAAAAAGGTATTGTTTTTAGCCAATGTGCGCTCAAGTGATATTTACTACTGCTACACACAAGACAAATGTTTAGTAGGGGCTATGTTAGCAGACTTTAATGTAGAGTTTCTAACAAGTACCAATATGGTTATTCCCGTATCTATAGAGTATATGGTAAGCCTAAATCCTGATTATATTATCCTGTCAAGCTTTCAAGCGAATAGTCTATCTGACTTATTAAAATACTTTAAAGAACACAAAGTTTTAAAGCGGTTAGATGCAGTACAGCATAACCGCATTATGACAGTAGATTATTCTAATGCAGTAAGTGGCGGTTTAGAGTTTGTCTCGCTATATGAACAATTAGTCTCTTTTTTTTATCCCTTAATAAAGTATGAAACAAAATAA
- a CDS encoding FecCD family ABC transporter permease, with protein sequence MKQNKHKYYYLVALVVIVVFMAIWAMVSGQIPITLNDLQHILNADDTAVLYSEGDIRLSIIEEVLLTMRMPRVVMAIGVGASLAICGAVMQSTVQNPLADPFLLGISSGASLGATIAIVLGIGVGGTVLSELGIPVIAFIGASGATFFIFMLSLKNSRVSTLYLILAGTVINAFCGALSNALVYVAEDSEKVRAVAFWSMGSLAQVSWTQVSIVFMVLILVLGYFLLHAKELDAMMMGNESAVTLGINPNVQRVVMILLVTVLTSLVVSFCGVIGFVGLTIPHIVRSLVGSKHYWTLLFSAVIGAFFLVAADWLSRVLIAQSEVAIGIVTALIGCPLFAIILLTNKKRI encoded by the coding sequence ATGAAACAAAATAAACACAAGTATTATTACTTGGTAGCCTTAGTTGTTATAGTAGTCTTTATGGCTATATGGGCTATGGTATCCGGTCAAATCCCCATTACATTAAACGATTTGCAACATATATTAAATGCTGATGATACAGCAGTGCTGTATTCAGAAGGAGACATTCGGCTAAGTATTATAGAAGAAGTATTATTAACAATGCGTATGCCTCGAGTAGTCATGGCTATAGGGGTAGGAGCATCTTTAGCTATCTGTGGTGCCGTCATGCAGTCTACTGTACAGAATCCATTAGCTGATCCTTTCTTATTAGGGATATCATCAGGAGCATCACTAGGAGCTACAATTGCGATAGTCTTAGGTATCGGTGTAGGTGGAACAGTATTAAGTGAACTGGGAATACCTGTGATAGCTTTTATCGGAGCGAGTGGGGCTACGTTCTTTATCTTTATGTTGAGCTTAAAGAATAGTAGAGTATCTACACTCTATTTGATATTAGCAGGAACAGTGATTAATGCATTCTGTGGAGCGCTGTCTAACGCCTTGGTCTATGTAGCAGAGGATAGTGAGAAGGTGAGAGCAGTGGCGTTCTGGAGTATGGGTAGCTTGGCACAAGTGAGTTGGACACAGGTAAGTATTGTATTTATGGTCTTGATTTTGGTGTTGGGATATTTCCTGTTACACGCAAAAGAATTAGATGCTATGATGATGGGAAATGAATCTGCTGTTACTTTGGGGATTAACCCTAATGTACAGCGTGTAGTGATGATCCTATTAGTGACTGTGCTTACTAGTTTAGTGGTTTCATTCTGTGGAGTCATTGGTTTTGTTGGATTAACTATACCCCATATCGTTAGAAGTTTAGTAGGGAGTAAGCACTATTGGACGTTGTTATTTAGTGCAGTGATAGGAGCGTTTTTCTTAGTAGCAGCAGATTGGTTATCACGAGTTTTGATTGCGCAGAGTGAAGTAGCTATCGGTATCGTAACTGCTTTAATAGGATGTCCGCTGTTTGCTATCATATTATTAACCAATAAGAAAAGGATATAA
- a CDS encoding MFS transporter translates to MIFKDKWFILFILLVATILSPLDFYIVNLALPSIQHSLKSSNSELQMIVSFYTCAYAVFQISGGRFGDIYGRRKIFIIGLVGFISSSVLCGISQTPTVMIAGRVMQGVSGAVMIPQVLAILHTLFDEREKRLVMALYSFTFGIAAALGQYLGAVLIEWNVFNLGWRVIFLVNLPVGVFALVMAIIALPKQESKSMEKVDYRGTALLSLGLMSFIYPLTKIVEKGIDIQTVVFLVTSVVFLYLFVKVQNKRKLEDKSILVDFAIFKFKNLKLGVITSFLYYASGVFYLVLGIYLQEELHWTSMEAGKAIIPFGIGFIIMSLSSSLISKFLKQTILSVGLVTYGVGFLLLLGTLYNYHPLLFKLDLFVIGSGMGLTLASVVRLSLSNIPIQFAGLASGVVNCGLQIGSAFGVAAIGSVFFGVANRIDYTSAFAIVLVLISVLLFIGLLLSIRLVKVLKE, encoded by the coding sequence ATGATTTTTAAAGATAAATGGTTTATACTATTCATTCTGTTAGTAGCCACTATACTTTCTCCCTTAGATTTTTATATTGTGAATTTGGCATTGCCATCTATACAACATTCACTGAAGTCAAGTAACAGTGAGTTACAAATGATAGTTTCGTTTTATACTTGTGCTTATGCAGTGTTTCAAATATCAGGAGGTCGCTTCGGTGATATCTATGGAAGGAGAAAGATATTTATAATCGGTTTAGTGGGGTTTATTAGTTCCTCAGTCTTATGTGGAATATCGCAAACACCCACTGTTATGATAGCTGGGCGAGTGATGCAAGGCGTGTCAGGAGCAGTAATGATTCCTCAGGTATTGGCGATATTACATACACTCTTTGATGAAAGAGAGAAACGTCTGGTAATGGCGTTGTATAGTTTTACTTTTGGGATAGCCGCTGCATTAGGACAATATCTTGGAGCTGTGTTAATAGAGTGGAATGTGTTTAACTTAGGTTGGCGAGTGATATTCTTGGTTAACTTGCCTGTTGGGGTATTTGCATTGGTAATGGCAATTATAGCCTTGCCAAAACAAGAGAGCAAGTCAATGGAAAAAGTTGATTATAGAGGAACTGCTTTATTAAGTTTAGGGTTAATGAGTTTTATTTATCCTTTGACCAAGATAGTAGAGAAGGGAATAGATATACAGACTGTTGTATTTTTAGTGACGTCGGTTGTGTTTTTGTACTTGTTCGTTAAGGTACAGAATAAGCGAAAACTAGAGGACAAGAGTATCTTGGTAGACTTTGCTATCTTTAAGTTTAAGAATCTAAAGTTGGGAGTAATCACAAGTTTTCTTTATTATGCAAGCGGAGTGTTTTACTTGGTTCTCGGTATTTATTTGCAAGAAGAATTACATTGGACCAGTATGGAAGCGGGCAAAGCTATTATTCCGTTTGGTATAGGCTTTATTATTATGTCGCTTAGTTCATCCCTTATCAGTAAATTTTTAAAACAAACCATACTATCTGTAGGGTTAGTTACTTATGGAGTAGGTTTTCTCTTATTATTAGGAACGTTATATAACTATCATCCACTGCTATTTAAACTTGACTTATTCGTTATCGGGAGTGGTATGGGACTGACATTAGCTTCTGTAGTGAGATTGAGTTTAAGTAATATACCTATTCAGTTTGCAGGATTAGCTTCAGGTGTTGTCAATTGCGGTTTGCAGATAGGTTCAGCATTTGGAGTAGCAGCTATAGGGAGCGTATTCTTTGGCGTAGCAAATAGAATAGATTATACATCTGCTTTTGCAATCGTTTTAGTCTTAATTAGTGTATTGTTGTTTATAGGATTACTCTTGAGTATTCGATTAGTGAAGGTATTGAAAGAGTAA
- a CDS encoding helix-turn-helix transcriptional regulator, with translation MLHTDTQKNINSQNYHINGSHYTMDITTIETSIVSIKHGIYTAEQDFYHAVLPTKESILTCNCIQGSSLTLNHDNLNIHEQGGLLFQEQAVPYEHIMKTDKDNKGEFLEIAVNKSFITNLFEEEKAYLEELLGINSPKLMFDLNLNTIQVLQQLVSNPYQGKLAEHYLNNKVAEAHLLHYTNWCYTNTHKEIPLHKKDEQALHDIKKYITENYNKDFTIQELALRVGINQTKLKKGFKTLFGTTTFKYIHDLRMQRALEMIQSNEYNIYEIAEYVGYKHSHHFSSAFKKYYGQLPTKVKV, from the coding sequence ATGTTACATACAGACACTCAGAAGAACATAAATAGTCAGAACTACCATATCAATGGTTCTCATTATACTATGGATATAACGACTATAGAAACGTCTATTGTGAGTATTAAACACGGTATTTACACAGCAGAACAAGACTTCTATCACGCTGTCTTACCCACAAAAGAATCCATCTTGACTTGCAACTGTATTCAAGGAAGTAGTCTTACCCTTAACCACGATAATCTAAATATACACGAGCAAGGGGGACTATTGTTTCAAGAGCAAGCTGTGCCTTATGAGCACATTATGAAAACGGATAAAGACAACAAAGGGGAATTCTTAGAGATCGCTGTCAACAAGAGCTTTATCACAAATTTATTTGAAGAAGAAAAGGCATATTTAGAAGAGTTATTAGGTATCAACTCTCCTAAACTAATGTTTGATTTAAACTTGAACACAATCCAAGTATTACAACAATTAGTATCTAATCCTTACCAAGGTAAACTAGCAGAACATTACCTAAACAATAAAGTGGCAGAAGCACATCTATTACATTATACAAATTGGTGTTATACCAACACGCATAAGGAAATACCTTTGCATAAAAAAGATGAACAAGCACTTCACGACATTAAGAAGTATATCACAGAGAATTATAACAAAGACTTTACCATCCAAGAATTGGCATTAAGAGTAGGAATCAATCAAACCAAGTTAAAGAAAGGATTCAAAACACTCTTCGGAACAACAACCTTTAAGTACATCCACGATCTTCGAATGCAGCGAGCACTTGAGATGATCCAATCTAATGAATATAACATCTACGAAATAGCAGAATATGTAGGCTATAAGCACAGTCACCACTTCTCTTCTGCCTTTAAGAAATACTATGGTCAACTGCCGACTAAGGTGAAGGTATAA
- a CDS encoding ABC transporter ATP-binding protein produces the protein MSEVLLDVQGVSFSYPTREILNDVSIQVKAGQFVGIVGSNGCGKSTLLKIIYSVLKTKHGTVRYKAEDIKRFSLKEMARKIAVVGQFNDITFDSTVLDVVLMGRIPFKSRWQAFDEEDYQFALSSLEKVDMLAYQDLSLSTLSGGEKQRIFLARALAQQPELIILDEPTNHLDIRFQLEILRIVKDLNIGVLATMHDLSLMANFCEYIYALKNTKVHSMGRPIDLLTPENIQTVFGVRCKVIHGEDNELFFSYQ, from the coding sequence ATGAGCGAGGTATTATTAGATGTACAGGGAGTTTCTTTTAGTTATCCTACACGAGAAATATTGAATGATGTAAGTATACAGGTGAAGGCAGGGCAGTTCGTAGGTATTGTAGGTAGTAATGGATGTGGTAAGTCTACCTTGTTAAAGATAATCTATAGCGTATTAAAGACAAAACACGGTACAGTACGGTATAAAGCAGAGGACATAAAGCGCTTTAGCTTAAAAGAGATGGCCAGAAAGATAGCAGTAGTGGGACAGTTTAACGATATCACTTTTGACAGCACAGTATTAGATGTCGTGCTAATGGGAAGAATACCATTCAAATCAAGATGGCAGGCTTTTGATGAAGAAGATTATCAATTTGCCTTATCAAGTTTAGAGAAGGTAGATATGTTAGCTTATCAGGATCTCTCTCTATCTACACTATCAGGAGGTGAGAAGCAACGTATTTTTCTGGCAAGAGCATTGGCACAACAGCCGGAACTTATCATCTTAGATGAACCGACTAATCACTTGGATATTCGCTTTCAGTTAGAAATACTAAGAATAGTAAAGGATTTAAATATTGGTGTATTGGCAACGATGCATGACCTGTCGCTAATGGCTAACTTCTGTGAGTATATCTACGCGTTAAAAAACACAAAAGTACACAGTATGGGGAGACCAATAGATTTATTGACACCTGAGAATATTCAGACTGTCTTTGGTGTTCGCTGTAAAGTGATACACGGGGAGGACAATGAGTTGTTCTTTAGCTATCAGTAA
- a CDS encoding GNAT family N-acetyltransferase — MIRKATIEDLLSIHNLYKILFDRMVELEPNYMKSATQDTTFIKSVIKGENDFTIFIAEDNKEVQGFAIAQLQSAPLYNCFIQQRCIYLMDLIVSPDNQGKGYGKKLIQSIKEWGVQNKVEYFELSVLTENTRAIALYEIEGFTAFNQSMRMRLDNK, encoded by the coding sequence ATGATTAGAAAAGCAACTATAGAAGATCTTCTTTCAATACATAACTTATACAAAATTCTTTTTGATAGGATGGTCGAATTAGAGCCAAACTATATGAAGTCTGCCACTCAAGATACTACATTTATAAAAAGCGTTATTAAAGGAGAAAATGATTTTACTATTTTTATAGCAGAAGACAATAAAGAAGTTCAAGGTTTTGCTATTGCTCAGTTACAGAGCGCTCCGCTATACAATTGTTTCATACAGCAGCGATGTATCTACCTAATGGATTTAATTGTTAGTCCAGATAATCAGGGAAAAGGTTATGGAAAAAAACTAATACAAAGTATCAAAGAATGGGGAGTTCAAAATAAGGTAGAATACTTCGAACTAAGTGTTTTAACTGAGAATACCAGAGCTATTGCATTATATGAGATAGAAGGTTTTACGGCGTTTAATCAATCTATGCGTATGCGCTTGGATAACAAATAG